One genomic segment of Candidatus Krumholzibacteriia bacterium includes these proteins:
- a CDS encoding ATP-grasp domain-containing protein has product MRAHDAKPPGALVDRLLLLMTTTTYKAEAFLAAARTLAVEVVVGSDRPQALASLHPQGHLALPFADLETAVRQVLTFAASTPLTAIVAADDEGVVLAAHLAQSLGLAHNSVDAVRTARDKLSTRRALQAAGLLVPGFRAVPRDSDPERLAARVDYPCVVKPLALSGSRGVIRANGAAEFVAAFSRLAAILSGPDLRDAEHTQQILVEDYIPGLEMALEGLLQDGELRTLALFDKPDPLEGPFFQETIYVTPSRQPRALQSEVVDTVRAAARALGLRTGPLHAEVRCNAAGTTLLEAAPRSIGGLCARALRFGAGEVSLEELVLRQALGRDTAALEREPRAAGVMMIPIPRAGILRRVGGVEAAREVEHVEDVRLTVASGQPVLPPPEGGRYLGFLFARAATPEAVEAALRRSHARLVLEIEDAAAPPHGSTATPSRREGR; this is encoded by the coding sequence ATGCGAGCGCACGACGCCAAGCCGCCGGGAGCGCTCGTGGATCGACTCCTCCTCCTGATGACGACCACGACCTACAAGGCGGAGGCCTTTCTCGCCGCCGCCCGTACTTTGGCTGTCGAAGTCGTCGTCGGCAGCGACCGGCCCCAGGCACTCGCTTCCCTGCATCCCCAAGGTCACCTGGCGCTCCCCTTCGCGGACCTCGAAACGGCAGTGCGCCAGGTGCTGACCTTCGCCGCGTCGACACCGCTCACGGCGATCGTCGCCGCGGACGACGAGGGCGTGGTCCTGGCAGCGCACCTGGCCCAGTCTCTCGGCCTCGCTCACAACAGCGTGGACGCGGTACGGACGGCGCGCGACAAGTTGTCCACTCGTCGAGCGCTGCAGGCGGCGGGTCTGCTGGTGCCGGGCTTCCGCGCTGTGCCGCGCGACTCCGATCCCGAGCGCCTCGCCGCTCGAGTCGACTACCCCTGCGTCGTCAAGCCCCTCGCCCTCTCCGGCAGCCGTGGCGTCATCCGCGCCAACGGGGCGGCGGAGTTCGTCGCCGCCTTTTCCCGTCTCGCCGCTATCCTCTCCGGCCCGGATCTGCGCGACGCCGAGCACACCCAGCAGATTCTGGTGGAGGACTACATTCCCGGCCTGGAGATGGCGCTCGAAGGTCTGCTGCAAGACGGCGAGCTCCGGACACTCGCCCTCTTCGACAAGCCCGACCCCCTGGAGGGTCCGTTCTTCCAGGAGACGATCTACGTCACGCCGTCCCGCCAGCCGCGGGCGTTGCAGTCCGAGGTGGTGGACACGGTGCGCGCTGCCGCGCGGGCGCTCGGTCTCCGCACCGGGCCGCTGCACGCCGAAGTGCGTTGCAACGCCGCGGGGACCACTCTCTTGGAAGCGGCGCCGCGTTCCATCGGCGGCCTCTGCGCCCGGGCGCTCCGCTTCGGCGCCGGGGAGGTGTCCCTGGAAGAGCTGGTCTTGCGCCAGGCCCTGGGCCGCGACACCGCTGCCCTCGAGCGCGAGCCGCGCGCCGCTGGAGTGATGATGATTCCCATCCCCCGGGCTGGTATCCTGAGGCGGGTCGGTGGCGTGGAGGCGGCTCGGGAGGTGGAGCACGTGGAGGACGTGCGCCTTACCGTCGCCAGCGGACAGCCGGTGCTGCCACCCCCGGAAGGCGGGCGCTACCTCGGCTTTCTCTTCGCCCGCGCCGCGACGCCCGAAGCAGTGGAGGCAGCGCTGCGCCGCAGTCACGCGCGCCTGGTGCTGGAGATCGAAGACGCCGCGGCGCCGCCGCACGGCTCGACGGCAACCCCGTCACGGAGGGAAGGGCGATGA
- the egtB gene encoding ergothioneine biosynthesis protein EgtB: MSTRSTTTTTAAASAAALQPEYAAVRAATVALCAPLAVEDHVVQTMADVSPPKWHLAHTTWFFETFVLAQFVPDYRPVHPLYRTLFNSYYEAVGARHPRAERGLLSRPTVREVLDYRRHVDARIHDLLLRLPAEHENELCRRLILGLHHEQQHQELLLVDIKHIFATNPLQPVYRAAPTGATQPVAPLRWHPFAGGLLEFGHAGPGFAFDNESPRHRVFLAPFALADRCVSNGEYLEFIAAGGYERPELWLADGWATVANGDWRAPLYWQERDGAWFEFTLSGPRPLRLDEPVVHVSYYEADAFARWRQARLPSEFEWELAAQSSPREGNFVESGALQPRPAHAPALATASGRGSTQGLRQIFGDVWELTRSDYAPYPGYHAQRGALGEYNGKFMSGQVVLRGGSCATPRSHIRATYRNFFYPHQRWNFQGLRLAQDA, encoded by the coding sequence ATGAGCACGCGCAGCACCACCACCACCACGGCCGCCGCCAGCGCCGCGGCCCTACAGCCGGAATATGCCGCTGTTCGCGCCGCCACCGTGGCGCTGTGTGCTCCCCTCGCCGTCGAGGATCACGTGGTGCAGACGATGGCCGATGTGAGCCCGCCGAAGTGGCACCTGGCGCACACGACCTGGTTCTTCGAGACCTTCGTGCTCGCCCAGTTCGTCCCCGACTATCGGCCAGTGCACCCGCTCTATCGCACCTTGTTCAATTCGTACTATGAGGCCGTCGGTGCCCGTCATCCGCGCGCCGAGCGCGGCTTGCTGTCACGCCCCACGGTGCGGGAGGTGCTGGATTACCGCCGGCACGTGGACGCCCGCATCCACGATCTGTTGCTGCGACTGCCCGCGGAGCACGAGAACGAGCTCTGCCGCCGCCTCATCCTGGGGTTGCATCACGAGCAGCAGCACCAGGAGCTCCTGCTCGTGGACATCAAGCACATCTTCGCCACCAATCCGCTCCAACCGGTGTACCGCGCCGCCCCGACCGGCGCCACTCAGCCCGTGGCGCCGCTCCGCTGGCACCCCTTCGCCGGTGGCCTGCTCGAGTTCGGCCACGCCGGCCCGGGCTTCGCTTTCGACAACGAGTCGCCGCGGCACCGAGTGTTCCTCGCGCCCTTCGCCCTCGCCGATCGTTGCGTCAGCAACGGCGAATACCTGGAATTCATCGCCGCGGGCGGCTACGAGCGCCCCGAGCTCTGGCTCGCCGACGGCTGGGCCACGGTGGCGAACGGCGATTGGCGGGCGCCGCTCTACTGGCAGGAGCGCGACGGCGCTTGGTTCGAATTCACCCTGAGCGGGCCGCGACCGCTGCGGCTGGACGAGCCCGTGGTGCACGTGAGCTACTACGAAGCCGATGCCTTCGCCCGCTGGCGCCAGGCGCGCTTGCCCAGCGAGTTCGAGTGGGAGCTCGCGGCGCAGTCATCGCCCCGGGAAGGCAACTTCGTCGAATCCGGCGCTCTGCAACCCCGGCCCGCCCACGCGCCCGCCTTGGCGACCGCGTCGGGACGTGGATCCACCCAAGGTTTGCGCCAAATTTTCGGCGATGTCTGGGAGCTGACGCGCAGCGATTACGCGCCCTATCCGGGCTATCACGCGCAGCGCGGAGCGCTCGGCGAGTACAACGGCAAGTTCATGAGCGGACAGGTGGTGTTGCGCGGGGGCTCGTGCGCCACGCCGCGGTCGCACATCCGCGCCACCTACCGCAACTTCTTCTATCCCCACCAGCGCTGGAACTTCCAGGGGCTGCGCCTGGCGCAGGACGCCTGA
- a CDS encoding iron-sulfur cluster assembly accessory protein gives MITITEAASKQLSEILESQEGKDHCLRLAISGRGAQGFEYELTLLRLDEKSATDVVVSSGALTVLVDGPSQEDLKGATLDFVLQAGGQGFKIDNPNPLWRDPVALKVQRVIDTEINPGVATHGGYVALLDVRDGKAYIRLGGGCQGCGMVSVTLKQGIEKSIVGAVPEIAEVLDTTDHAAGQNPFYQPAKSGHSPFD, from the coding sequence ATGATCACGATCACCGAGGCGGCGAGCAAACAGCTGAGCGAGATCCTGGAGTCTCAGGAAGGCAAGGATCACTGCCTGCGTCTGGCGATCAGCGGGCGCGGCGCCCAGGGTTTCGAGTACGAGCTCACCCTCTTGCGCCTGGACGAGAAGTCCGCCACCGACGTGGTGGTGTCGAGCGGCGCTCTCACCGTCCTCGTGGACGGACCGAGCCAGGAAGACCTGAAGGGCGCCACCCTCGACTTCGTCCTGCAGGCCGGCGGGCAAGGCTTCAAGATCGACAATCCCAATCCGCTGTGGCGCGATCCCGTGGCGCTCAAGGTGCAGCGCGTCATCGACACAGAGATCAATCCTGGAGTCGCCACCCACGGCGGCTACGTGGCACTCCTCGACGTGCGGGACGGCAAGGCCTACATCCGCCTCGGCGGCGGCTGCCAGGGCTGCGGCATGGTGAGCGTGACGCTGAAGCAGGGGATCGAGAAGTCCATCGTCGGCGCCGTGCCCGAGATCGCCGAAGTCCTGGACACGACGGATCACGCGGCGGGACAGAATCCGTTCTACCAGCCGGCGAAGAGCGGCCACTCGCCCTTCGACTGA
- a CDS encoding ABC transporter substrate-binding protein, whose product MPVTPEPGGSLAIAILEPFDFLTPVRAVRPATEEFMVHVTPPLGRVTEQGDIQWLMARAPRPLQPGLLFRLRPAFWEDGVPVTAADFALTVHVMLHPGAPGHERSRYGLVRDVVALDDSTLYFDLLEFSRERFRDALIAPLPAHVLGPDPDPRHLYEWPVSRKPLSCGPFRVVESSTDTLVLERREDSGWPPPRLDRVIVRSLEPEIAVQQFRDGAVDVVDALPAAQAEALRGVREARLLAFVGASYLYVGWNLRDARFGDLTVRRAAAMAVDVERLCRDLTLGQGDVARGPLVPVLGLPDTSSVLPHDLKQARALLDAAGWQDHDRDGIRDRGGARLAFNLLVPENDALREQSAAAVARALRDLEIEVSVRVLVVEEFYARLQRGAFEAYLGQWFPRRGQPLEDVWHSEATDRFNYGGFNDPGVDSLLVRLRLEQPGPSEEELLAALQRRVYAQQPYLFLFQEPRFTVFAARVQGVRPTVLSTFWNLPEWWVPRAQRSPEP is encoded by the coding sequence GTGCCGGTGACGCCGGAGCCGGGCGGCAGCTTGGCGATCGCCATCCTGGAACCCTTCGATTTCTTGACCCCGGTGCGCGCCGTGCGCCCGGCCACCGAGGAATTCATGGTGCACGTGACGCCGCCGCTCGGCCGGGTCACGGAGCAGGGAGACATCCAGTGGCTCATGGCGCGGGCGCCGCGCCCGCTGCAGCCGGGTCTCCTCTTTCGCCTGCGCCCCGCTTTCTGGGAGGACGGCGTGCCGGTGACCGCCGCCGACTTCGCCCTCACCGTTCACGTCATGCTGCATCCCGGAGCGCCGGGTCACGAACGTTCGCGCTACGGTCTCGTTCGCGACGTGGTGGCGCTGGACGACTCGACGCTCTACTTCGACCTGCTGGAGTTTTCCCGCGAGCGCTTCCGGGACGCTCTGATCGCGCCGCTCCCGGCCCACGTCCTCGGGCCCGATCCCGACCCGCGCCATCTCTATGAATGGCCGGTGAGCCGCAAGCCCCTTTCCTGCGGCCCCTTCCGCGTCGTCGAGAGCAGCACCGATACTCTGGTCCTCGAGCGCCGCGAGGATTCGGGCTGGCCGCCACCGCGGCTCGACCGCGTCATCGTGCGCTCCCTCGAGCCGGAAATCGCCGTGCAGCAGTTCCGTGACGGCGCCGTCGACGTCGTCGATGCCTTGCCGGCGGCGCAAGCGGAGGCGCTGCGCGGCGTGCGCGAGGCGCGGCTCCTCGCCTTCGTCGGCGCTTCCTATCTCTATGTGGGCTGGAACCTGCGCGACGCGCGCTTCGGCGACCTCACGGTGCGCCGCGCCGCCGCCATGGCGGTGGACGTCGAGCGGTTGTGCCGGGATCTCACCTTGGGTCAAGGTGATGTGGCGCGAGGGCCGCTGGTGCCGGTGCTCGGCCTTCCGGATACGTCGAGCGTCCTGCCGCACGACCTGAAGCAGGCGCGCGCCCTCCTCGACGCCGCGGGGTGGCAGGACCACGACCGGGACGGCATCCGCGACCGCGGCGGCGCTAGGCTCGCCTTCAACCTTCTCGTCCCGGAAAACGACGCGCTGCGCGAGCAGAGCGCCGCCGCCGTGGCTCGCGCGCTCCGGGATCTCGAGATCGAGGTGAGCGTGCGCGTCTTGGTGGTGGAAGAGTTCTACGCCCGCTTGCAGCGCGGCGCCTTCGAAGCTTACCTGGGCCAATGGTTCCCGCGCCGCGGCCAGCCTCTGGAGGACGTCTGGCACTCCGAAGCCACCGACCGTTTCAACTACGGCGGCTTCAACGACCCCGGCGTGGACAGCCTTCTCGTCCGCTTGCGCTTGGAGCAACCAGGACCGAGCGAAGAGGAGTTGCTGGCGGCGTTGCAGCGGCGCGTCTACGCCCAGCAGCCCTATCTCTTCCTCTTCCAGGAGCCGCGCTTCACCGTCTTCGCGGCCCGGGTGCAAGGGGTCCGCCCCACCGTGCTCTCCACCTTCTGGAACCTGCCGGAGTGGTGGGTTCCGCGCGCCCAGCGCTCTCCTGAGCCCTGA
- the gcvH gene encoding glycine cleavage system protein GcvH yields the protein MPYIPRQLRYTQEHEWVSLEEDGTATIGISDFAQSELGDIVFVELPEEGDKLVQMESFGTIEAVKTVSDLYSPVSGEVVAVNKQLVDLPTLINESPYDDGWLVKVRLDDPRELERLLTAEQYNEQIGQAD from the coding sequence ATGCCGTACATCCCCCGGCAGCTCAGGTACACGCAGGAACACGAGTGGGTGAGTCTCGAGGAGGACGGCACCGCCACCATCGGCATCAGCGACTTCGCCCAGTCCGAGCTCGGAGACATCGTCTTCGTCGAGCTGCCCGAAGAAGGGGACAAGCTGGTGCAGATGGAATCCTTCGGTACCATCGAAGCGGTGAAGACCGTGAGCGACCTCTATTCCCCCGTCTCCGGCGAGGTCGTGGCGGTCAACAAGCAGCTCGTGGACCTGCCCACGCTGATCAACGAAAGCCCCTACGACGACGGCTGGCTCGTGAAGGTGCGCCTCGACGATCCACGCGAGCTCGAACGCCTGCTCACCGCGGAGCAGTACAACGAGCAGATCGGCCAGGCGGACTGA
- the gcvT gene encoding glycine cleavage system aminomethyltransferase GcvT, producing MSAAKTEPRSTPLEAQHRQCGARMVEFAGWSMPIQYDGLIKEHERVRRAAGLFDVSHMGELFFSGPGALTTLDRLATNDVAALVDGQVLYTPLCNPRGGVRDDVLVYRMDGNRFMMVVNAANTAKILAWSREHLQPQTELQDRSDEVALLALQGPRSPDILRRSRLLGDLGERAATLPYYRFLAGAGEVLAVSRTGYTGERGYEIYVQASRAPALWEDLLAQGGELGLGPAGLGARDTLRFEVAYCLYGHELEEDTSPLEAGLGWTVKLKKPDFIGREALVRQKEQGVPRRLLGLELADRVIARAGFAVRGQGREVGKVTSGTFAPSLGRSLALALVQSDAAEAPLAVVVRGREVGARRVALPFHAPSAQA from the coding sequence ATCTCCGCCGCCAAGACAGAGCCGCGATCGACGCCGCTCGAGGCGCAGCACCGGCAGTGCGGCGCCCGCATGGTGGAGTTCGCCGGCTGGTCGATGCCCATCCAGTACGACGGCCTGATCAAGGAGCACGAGCGCGTGCGCCGCGCCGCCGGGCTCTTCGACGTCAGCCACATGGGCGAGCTCTTCTTCAGCGGTCCCGGCGCCCTGACCACGCTCGACCGGCTGGCGACCAACGACGTCGCCGCGCTCGTCGATGGCCAGGTGCTCTACACGCCGCTCTGCAATCCTCGTGGCGGCGTGCGCGACGATGTCCTCGTCTACCGCATGGATGGCAACCGTTTCATGATGGTGGTCAACGCCGCCAACACGGCGAAGATCCTCGCCTGGTCCCGGGAGCACCTGCAGCCACAGACGGAGCTCCAGGACCGCAGCGACGAGGTGGCTCTCCTCGCCTTGCAAGGCCCGCGCAGCCCGGATATCCTGCGCCGCTCGCGCCTCCTCGGCGACCTGGGTGAGCGTGCGGCGACGCTGCCCTACTATCGTTTCCTCGCTGGAGCGGGAGAGGTGCTGGCGGTGTCGCGCACCGGCTATACCGGCGAAAGGGGCTACGAGATCTACGTGCAGGCCTCCCGCGCCCCGGCTCTCTGGGAGGATCTCCTGGCCCAGGGTGGCGAGCTGGGCCTGGGGCCGGCGGGGCTCGGAGCCCGGGACACTTTGCGCTTCGAGGTGGCGTACTGCCTCTACGGGCACGAGCTGGAGGAGGACACTTCGCCTCTGGAAGCCGGGCTCGGCTGGACGGTGAAGCTGAAGAAGCCGGACTTCATCGGCCGGGAGGCGCTCGTACGTCAAAAAGAGCAGGGCGTGCCGCGACGGCTTCTCGGCCTCGAGCTGGCCGATCGAGTCATCGCCCGCGCCGGCTTCGCAGTCCGCGGCCAGGGTCGAGAGGTGGGGAAGGTGACCAGCGGCACCTTCGCACCCAGCCTCGGCCGTAGTCTGGCACTGGCGCTGGTGCAGAGCGACGCCGCCGAGGCGCCGCTCGCCGTGGTCGTGCGCGGCCGCGAGGTGGGGGCGCGCCGCGTGGCGCTACCGTTCCACGCTCCGAGCGCGCAGGCGTGA